The following proteins come from a genomic window of Paenibacillus sp. CAA11:
- a CDS encoding bifunctional diguanylate cyclase/phosphodiesterase, translated as MGEIYGTWNEFLITISFIISVAAAYSALDLAGRIGIARGRDRILWLITGAASMGIGIWAMHFVGMLAFTLDTKVSYDMDLVLLSVVLAIAVSAIAMLTIITTEHLGWVQYVAGGTLISSGIVGMHYTGMAAMTVKITYELPGVLLSVLIATVASVVAVWMLFRFRQDQEQHGMKYKLGGALIIGAAVFGMHYTGMAASHFHHRTNPELAPGMEIDPKVLAYFITAGTLLLIGLTLFGIFVNRRLTLKDSALEAHDRWYRSLYENNQDGILSVDTDGRIIGLNPALSRLSGYQAERYLYKHISSLGVKVDPQFLINLSKVEIKVPSENGELELSITSVPVSIEGKNVGTHLLIRDISEEKKIKDQVQHLAYHDELTGLPNRRRFNQVLSETILNSRVFGARFAVMMIDIDRFKMINDSLGHAYGDIFLRTVSERIREAVKGYQVTLARMGGDEFTLIFDGWNVEEEVELLAERIISSIQVPYHLKDNDFYITASIGIAIYPGHGSDEMQLLRNCDSAMYEVKKQGKNGYRFYSSTMDNKMLEKIALEAELRKAVERGELVIHYQPQIRMPDQTLAGIEALVRWNHRTRGMIPPGVFIPIAEETGVIYELGNWVMREACRQMSVWQRAGRPAVPVSVNLSSQQFHQPGLMDNIREILSETGLAPEYLELEITESMMMDASMSIDILQALTELGVRISLDDFGTGYSSLSYLKLFPIQRLKIDRSFITHITSNESDKAIVAAIISMARHLKMNVVAEGIETREQLDILVQSEGVEIQGYYFSKPITAEELEKSYLSVVTA; from the coding sequence GTGGGAGAGATTTACGGAACCTGGAACGAATTCTTGATTACTATCTCGTTTATCATTTCGGTTGCGGCTGCTTATTCAGCGCTTGATCTGGCAGGAAGAATCGGAATTGCTCGGGGAAGGGATCGGATCCTATGGCTGATTACAGGTGCGGCTTCAATGGGCATTGGCATCTGGGCTATGCATTTTGTAGGCATGCTTGCTTTTACGCTTGATACTAAGGTCTCCTATGATATGGACCTTGTTCTGCTCTCCGTGGTGTTAGCCATTGCAGTCTCTGCCATAGCGATGCTAACCATCATTACTACAGAGCATCTGGGCTGGGTTCAATATGTGGCCGGAGGAACCTTGATTTCAAGCGGAATCGTAGGCATGCATTACACGGGGATGGCAGCGATGACAGTGAAGATTACTTATGAGCTGCCAGGCGTATTGTTGTCCGTCCTGATTGCTACAGTAGCGTCTGTGGTCGCTGTTTGGATGCTCTTTCGCTTCAGGCAGGATCAGGAGCAGCATGGGATGAAGTACAAGTTGGGCGGGGCATTAATCATTGGTGCTGCTGTATTTGGAATGCACTATACAGGGATGGCCGCATCCCATTTTCATCATAGAACAAATCCCGAACTGGCACCGGGCATGGAGATTGACCCGAAGGTTCTGGCTTATTTCATTACGGCGGGAACTTTACTGCTGATCGGCTTGACGCTGTTCGGCATCTTCGTGAACAGACGGCTCACGCTGAAGGATTCTGCCTTAGAAGCGCATGATCGGTGGTACCGGTCCCTTTACGAAAACAATCAGGACGGGATTCTGTCGGTGGATACCGACGGGCGAATTATCGGACTCAATCCTGCGCTTTCCCGGCTCAGCGGCTATCAGGCAGAGAGGTACCTTTACAAGCATATTTCCTCCCTTGGGGTGAAGGTTGATCCGCAGTTCCTCATTAATTTGTCCAAAGTGGAGATCAAGGTGCCTTCAGAAAATGGGGAGCTTGAGCTAAGCATAACCAGCGTGCCAGTCAGCATTGAGGGGAAGAACGTCGGTACCCATCTGCTGATCCGTGATATTTCCGAAGAGAAGAAGATTAAGGATCAGGTTCAGCATCTTGCGTATCATGACGAGCTTACAGGATTGCCAAACCGCAGAAGATTTAATCAGGTCCTGTCGGAGACCATCCTCAACAGCCGGGTGTTTGGCGCAAGGTTTGCCGTGATGATGATCGATATCGACCGGTTCAAAATGATTAATGACTCTTTGGGCCATGCCTATGGGGACATCTTCCTTCGGACGGTCAGCGAACGGATTCGGGAGGCGGTTAAGGGCTATCAGGTCACCCTCGCCCGCATGGGCGGGGATGAATTTACCTTGATCTTTGACGGCTGGAATGTTGAGGAAGAGGTGGAACTGCTTGCTGAGCGGATTATTAGCTCTATTCAGGTACCCTACCATTTGAAGGACAACGACTTCTATATCACGGCAAGTATCGGTATTGCGATCTATCCGGGGCATGGTTCGGATGAAATGCAGCTGCTTCGGAATTGTGATTCGGCCATGTATGAGGTCAAGAAGCAGGGGAAGAATGGATACCGCTTCTATAGCAGCACCATGGACAATAAAATGCTGGAGAAGATCGCCCTTGAAGCAGAGCTGCGCAAAGCGGTTGAGCGCGGTGAGCTGGTCATTCACTATCAGCCCCAGATTCGCATGCCTGACCAGACACTGGCGGGTATCGAAGCGCTTGTGCGTTGGAATCACAGAACGAGAGGGATGATTCCGCCGGGTGTGTTCATTCCGATTGCCGAAGAGACGGGCGTCATTTATGAGCTTGGGAACTGGGTGATGCGGGAGGCATGCAGACAAATGAGCGTCTGGCAGCGCGCCGGCCGCCCGGCTGTTCCGGTTTCAGTGAACCTGTCGTCCCAGCAGTTTCACCAGCCGGGGCTGATGGATAATATCCGTGAGATCCTAAGTGAAACAGGGCTTGCACCTGAGTATCTTGAGCTGGAGATTACCGAGAGCATGATGATGGACGCATCGATGTCCATTGATATTTTGCAGGCTCTGACCGAGCTTGGCGTCCGAATCAGTCTGGATGACTTCGGGACAGGCTACAGTTCGCTCAGCTATCTGAAGCTGTTCCCGATCCAACGGCTCAAGATCGACCGTTCCTTCATTACACATATTACTTCTAATGAAAGTGACAAGGCGATTGTAGCAGCCATCATCTCGATGGCACGGCATCTGAAGATGAACGTAGTGGCCGAGGGGATTGAGACCCGGGAACAGCTGGATATCCTTGTTCAAAGTGAAGGGGTTGAGATTCAGGGCTATTATTTCAGCAAGCCGATAACTGCAGAAGAATTGGAGAAATCCTATCTGTCCGTGGTTACAGCATGA
- a CDS encoding SGNH/GDSL hydrolase family protein: protein MTHKFSSTADAETLQTAEVAELNWHSPLQAPFEISGFPWLKQDERYRRLPSVLPFPIPEAVNNLANHTSGGIIRFRTNAAKLALKVKLAGPANMYHMAPSGQCGFDCYEEIHGELEYRGTTTLNPQAAEYQAVLFEGGSKEMRTLLLHFPLYQGVEEVLIGLEPNTSIQPPPAFRPGRIIVYGTSITQGACASRPGMSYTNVLSRRMSREFINLGFSGSGKGEPELARLMATIPDPACYVLDYEANSVTPELYSQTLPEFIRILREAQPKVPILVLSRIIFAKQKFDAASREAQRTRKEMQIKLVESLRAAGDRHIYFHDGEKLLKRHGQDCFVDGIHPTDLGLIQMADGLEPVLRKITERR, encoded by the coding sequence ATGACCCACAAATTTAGCAGTACAGCCGATGCAGAGACCCTGCAAACGGCGGAGGTGGCCGAATTGAACTGGCACTCTCCACTCCAGGCACCCTTTGAGATTTCAGGATTTCCATGGCTTAAGCAGGATGAGCGCTATCGGCGCCTTCCTTCCGTCCTGCCCTTCCCGATCCCTGAAGCAGTTAATAATCTGGCAAACCATACTTCAGGAGGAATCATCCGCTTTCGTACCAATGCAGCCAAGCTGGCTCTCAAAGTAAAGCTGGCTGGACCGGCTAATATGTACCATATGGCTCCTTCGGGACAATGCGGCTTTGACTGCTATGAAGAGATTCATGGAGAATTGGAATACCGCGGAACTACAACGCTGAATCCCCAGGCTGCGGAATACCAGGCTGTTCTCTTCGAAGGAGGATCCAAGGAAATGCGGACACTGCTGCTGCATTTTCCACTGTATCAGGGCGTAGAAGAGGTACTGATCGGCTTAGAGCCGAACACATCTATACAGCCTCCTCCAGCATTCCGCCCTGGACGAATCATCGTCTACGGCACTTCAATTACGCAGGGCGCCTGTGCCTCGCGTCCGGGCATGAGCTATACCAATGTTTTGAGCCGCCGGATGAGCAGGGAATTCATTAACCTTGGCTTCTCAGGAAGCGGCAAGGGCGAACCGGAGCTGGCCCGCCTCATGGCAACCATTCCTGACCCGGCCTGTTATGTGCTGGATTACGAAGCGAACAGCGTAACACCGGAGCTGTATTCCCAGACGCTGCCGGAGTTCATTCGAATTTTACGCGAGGCCCAGCCTAAGGTTCCGATCCTCGTCCTCTCGCGAATTATCTTTGCCAAGCAGAAGTTCGATGCCGCCTCCCGCGAGGCCCAGCGAACCCGTAAAGAGATGCAGATCAAGCTGGTTGAATCCTTACGCGCGGCAGGAGACCGCCATATCTATTTCCACGATGGTGAGAAGCTGCTGAAGCGTCATGGACAGGACTGCTTCGTCGATGGCATCCATCCAACAGATCTGGGACTGATTCAGATGGCGGATGGCCTAGAGCCCGTACTTCGAAAAATAACAGAGCGAAGATAA
- a CDS encoding PadR family transcriptional regulator: MIRSLILYYLNVKPTHGYEIQKFLQVSGIDNWAKIQSGSIYYALTKLDKDGCVEVLKEEKNGSRIRKIYVITDKGKQKLQEDLQQELLTPIAPVGSDKFFLNNILDELPKSAIIATINKHLADLKEQKEYWEKWRQAKTNTVVPGAEKIAFDMTIDSLKYQILWHEEILNHIDQYITLGKETRRIIQTIDFSAVDDEDTITTSAKLLDIQKLRDEIINDPSKAVENIDRLIEQLKKKK, from the coding sequence ATGATACGCTCATTGATTTTATACTATTTGAACGTTAAGCCAACTCATGGCTACGAAATCCAGAAATTTCTTCAAGTTTCCGGCATTGATAATTGGGCTAAAATACAATCCGGATCTATTTATTATGCACTTACAAAACTGGATAAGGACGGTTGCGTAGAGGTTTTAAAAGAGGAAAAAAACGGTTCTAGAATCCGCAAAATCTATGTTATTACAGATAAAGGAAAACAGAAGCTTCAGGAAGATTTGCAACAAGAGCTATTAACTCCGATTGCTCCTGTTGGTTCCGATAAGTTCTTTCTGAATAATATCCTTGACGAACTGCCAAAAAGCGCAATTATAGCTACGATAAATAAGCACTTGGCCGATTTAAAAGAACAAAAAGAATATTGGGAAAAATGGCGTCAAGCGAAAACGAATACGGTCGTCCCTGGTGCTGAAAAAATAGCTTTTGATATGACAATTGACAGTTTGAAATACCAAATTCTATGGCATGAAGAAATCCTTAATCATATTGACCAGTATATTACGCTTGGTAAAGAAACAAGAAGGATTATTCAAACGATTGATTTCTCTGCTGTTGATGATGAAGATACGATTACTACTTCGGCCAAACTGCTCGATATTCAAAAGCTGCGTGATGAAATTATCAATGATCCGTCGAAAGCAGTTGAAAATATTGACCGATTGATTGAACAGCTTAAAAAGAAAAAATAG
- a CDS encoding ABC transporter ATP-binding protein → MNNPVLEVRNICKKYGDREVVTNENFTVYSGDILGFIGPNGAGKSTSINMITTLVAPDRGNIFFREQDIMKQPDDFKRALGVVPQDLAIYEDLSAYENVRFFCALYGIKGAELKDRVKQALEFVGLWERRKDSPSKFSGGMKRRLNIACAIAHGPELLIMDEPTVGIDPQSRNKIMEAVNLLHQTGTTVIYTSHYMEEIETLCNRIVLMDKGVVLEDLDKKTYKEKYAAMGFTNLEEIFLHLTGTDLRDMEG, encoded by the coding sequence ATGAATAATCCAGTATTAGAGGTCAGAAACATCTGCAAGAAATATGGTGATAGGGAGGTAGTAACGAACGAGAATTTTACGGTTTACAGCGGTGATATTTTGGGGTTTATCGGACCAAATGGCGCCGGGAAAAGCACCAGTATAAACATGATAACAACTTTAGTTGCACCTGATCGTGGAAATATCTTTTTTCGCGAACAAGACATAATGAAACAACCAGATGACTTTAAACGGGCTTTAGGTGTTGTTCCCCAGGATTTGGCTATTTACGAAGACTTATCTGCCTATGAGAATGTTCGATTTTTTTGTGCTTTGTATGGGATCAAAGGCGCAGAGTTAAAAGATCGAGTAAAACAAGCTCTGGAGTTTGTAGGTTTATGGGAGCGCAGAAAAGATAGCCCCTCCAAATTTTCAGGCGGTATGAAGCGCCGTTTGAATATAGCTTGCGCAATTGCACACGGGCCTGAACTGCTGATTATGGACGAACCGACGGTTGGGATTGACCCGCAATCACGAAATAAAATTATGGAAGCAGTCAATCTGCTTCACCAAACAGGAACAACGGTTATTTATACCTCTCATTACATGGAAGAAATTGAAACCCTATGCAATCGTATCGTCTTGATGGATAAGGGGGTTGTTTTAGAGGATTTGGATAAAAAAACGTATAAAGAAAAATATGCAGCTATGGGATTTACGAACTTGGAAGAAATTTTTCTACACCTGACAGGAACAGATTTAAGAGATATGGAGGGTTAA
- a CDS encoding ABC transporter permease — protein MSQFNTLFLFGLKRRGKDFFVLFYNIVFPTIIILLLGYLTSPSYGTTFTSYHYYTIVMIPFCALMGITTVSYAAQDEKLLHTAYRYMAAPISKREIVLSKFASSVIVLSICNSVTLLIAMLMFGLNFHSNIFRVIWLLICETISVTGIGLYLGLACKNLDALRNFLNIPMVIFGFLGGAFFPVSSFNPILAFIINLSPLTWINRGIIACVYDNQTQTIEFISGGLLIMGLIMTALTIRFFKKEAFI, from the coding sequence ATGAGTCAATTCAATACCTTATTTCTCTTTGGATTAAAACGTCGTGGCAAAGATTTTTTTGTTCTGTTCTATAATATTGTATTCCCGACAATCATCATTTTGTTGTTAGGATACTTGACCTCACCTTCCTACGGAACCACATTCACCTCGTACCATTATTATACCATTGTGATGATACCATTTTGTGCGCTCATGGGAATTACAACGGTCTCCTATGCGGCACAGGATGAAAAATTACTGCATACTGCCTATCGGTATATGGCCGCTCCAATCAGCAAGAGGGAGATTGTGCTCTCCAAGTTTGCTTCTTCCGTGATTGTGCTTTCCATCTGCAATAGTGTCACGTTATTGATCGCAATGCTAATGTTCGGGCTTAATTTCCACAGCAATATTTTTAGGGTCATCTGGCTTCTGATTTGTGAAACCATATCCGTTACCGGAATTGGTTTATATTTGGGACTTGCATGTAAAAATTTAGACGCATTACGAAACTTTCTGAATATCCCGATGGTCATATTCGGATTTCTCGGGGGTGCATTTTTCCCTGTTAGTTCATTTAACCCTATTCTAGCCTTTATTATTAATCTTTCGCCTTTAACTTGGATTAATCGGGGCATTATAGCTTGTGTTTACGATAACCAAACCCAAACCATTGAATTCATCTCCGGAGGACTCTTGATCATGGGTTTGATTATGACAGCATTAACCATTCGTTTTTTTAAGAAGGAGGCGTTCATTTAA
- a CDS encoding ABC transporter permease — MIGLTIFQNNFRRNMAKKSGFALTLLLPIVVVILGVTANYISKPSFTLGIINTAPTTVTEQIIRTLRETERVEVENANPSTKKTDMITGRYSAILEFGNDGFQLESVKDQDTLATLFHIVEKYSKEPKPVDIEMLFDTSLGIPERTCAFILLFLMVTATINASLITKDRNNGTIRRIKYSPCSAASYVSGNIFYNFTITYLQYFIAISIITILRLDTGISYGNYLLMGVWIALFTTAFGTCMASLFRKEMLVNLFATCIALIFSLIGGSFISLEKMPHALKQISVISPVRWFIESANIMEQGKSWFCDYTSILVLTGSTVLLFAIAMIRNKHMKTI, encoded by the coding sequence ATGATTGGGCTTACCATTTTTCAAAATAATTTCAGACGCAATATGGCTAAAAAATCAGGATTTGCGTTAACGCTACTCCTACCGATTGTTGTAGTCATTCTAGGCGTAACGGCTAATTATATCAGCAAACCCTCTTTTACATTAGGGATTATCAATACTGCCCCCACTACAGTTACAGAACAAATTATTCGTACTCTGAGAGAAACGGAAAGAGTAGAGGTTGAGAATGCTAATCCGTCCACAAAAAAAACAGATATGATTACCGGACGCTACTCTGCAATTCTTGAATTTGGTAACGATGGCTTTCAACTTGAATCCGTTAAGGATCAAGATACGCTCGCAACTTTATTTCATATTGTTGAGAAATATTCTAAGGAACCTAAACCTGTGGATATAGAAATGCTGTTCGATACGTCACTGGGGATTCCAGAACGCACATGCGCCTTTATCCTTCTTTTTTTGATGGTAACCGCTACGATCAATGCTTCCTTAATTACCAAGGATAGAAATAATGGAACCATTCGACGTATTAAGTATTCACCATGTTCAGCTGCTTCCTATGTATCTGGAAACATATTTTATAACTTTACGATTACTTATTTGCAATATTTTATTGCAATATCTATCATAACAATATTGCGTTTAGATACGGGTATCAGTTATGGGAATTATTTGTTAATGGGCGTTTGGATTGCCCTTTTTACAACCGCCTTTGGGACTTGCATGGCCTCCTTGTTTCGTAAAGAAATGCTGGTTAACCTCTTTGCTACATGCATTGCCTTGATTTTTTCGCTGATTGGAGGGAGCTTCATTTCTTTAGAAAAAATGCCACATGCGCTGAAACAAATCAGTGTCATTAGCCCTGTTCGTTGGTTTATTGAAAGTGCAAATATAATGGAACAAGGGAAGTCATGGTTCTGTGATTATACTTCGATTCTTGTGTTAACAGGCTCTACTGTACTTTTATTTGCTATTGCAATGATTAGAAACAAACACATGAAAACAATTTAA
- a CDS encoding ankyrin repeat domain-containing protein: MKRQTGLAGVLVMLVMLGMLFGGCGKNAALNGHEGENRAADQTSVEVADTTAQAKGAEKPEEQAKPAEQNERGGSSAKVKNSADREACKAYYPQGGGASKADLVIDDEGPTVIIKQKDGTRIEYGVQGAAMNANVEALKMLKRCGADLNQKNDAGQTPLLLAVEGKASATGQEDAKKYDEAVDYLLEQGVRPNEKSNTRRTAYMAAYMNGDSRNEKKLKPFSTSAEQATVRLYSGLEKLSLSQVKQLVEVKHADVNAGFGQLDFPAFFHAVELERTDIAEYMIEHGADLSLCPGEEGGLTILEFAVSMGNLPLTQFLLEHPYGFDVTTPSDDMQIPLLATAVSQSNYEMSKYLIEQGADVNAVYSDQGDELSILQSVNETEPAGKKIKELLIANGAKE; this comes from the coding sequence ATGAAGCGGCAAACAGGGTTAGCGGGTGTACTGGTGATGTTAGTGATGCTGGGCATGCTGTTTGGAGGATGCGGGAAGAATGCAGCGTTAAACGGCCATGAAGGAGAGAATCGTGCTGCCGACCAGACTTCAGTTGAGGTGGCTGATACCACTGCACAGGCCAAGGGAGCAGAGAAGCCGGAAGAGCAAGCCAAACCGGCTGAACAGAATGAAAGGGGCGGAAGTTCAGCCAAGGTTAAGAATTCGGCAGATCGGGAGGCGTGCAAAGCATATTACCCGCAGGGTGGCGGAGCTTCCAAGGCGGACCTTGTGATCGATGATGAGGGCCCAACCGTAATCATCAAGCAGAAGGACGGTACCCGCATAGAATACGGGGTACAGGGGGCTGCAATGAATGCCAATGTAGAGGCGCTGAAGATGCTGAAGCGCTGCGGGGCAGATCTCAACCAGAAGAATGACGCGGGACAGACGCCACTGCTGCTGGCTGTGGAGGGCAAGGCGTCGGCCACTGGCCAGGAGGATGCCAAGAAATACGATGAGGCTGTGGATTATTTGCTGGAACAGGGCGTCCGTCCGAATGAGAAATCTAATACTAGGCGGACCGCTTATATGGCTGCCTATATGAACGGCGACAGCCGAAATGAGAAGAAGCTGAAGCCCTTCTCCACATCAGCAGAGCAGGCTACGGTTAGGTTGTATTCCGGTCTGGAGAAGCTGTCGCTATCCCAAGTCAAACAGTTGGTGGAAGTGAAGCATGCCGATGTGAATGCCGGCTTCGGGCAGCTGGACTTTCCTGCGTTTTTTCATGCAGTAGAGCTTGAGCGTACAGATATAGCTGAGTATATGATTGAGCATGGCGCGGATTTATCGCTTTGTCCAGGAGAAGAGGGAGGACTTACGATTCTCGAGTTCGCCGTATCTATGGGCAACCTGCCCTTAACCCAGTTTCTATTAGAGCATCCTTATGGCTTTGATGTGACAACACCATCGGACGATATGCAAATTCCCCTGCTGGCCACAGCCGTCTCTCAATCTAATTACGAGATGTCGAAGTATTTAATCGAGCAGGGAGCCGATGTGAATGCGGTCTATTCGGACCAGGGGGACGAGCTGTCCATTTTGCAAAGCGTGAATGAGACTGAGCCGGCTGGGAAGAAAATCAAGGAGCTGCTGATTGCAAATGGGGCAAAGGAATGA
- a CDS encoding M15 family metallopeptidase, with amino-acid sequence MVKPNPALRNMPARSAPNRSADRPRTYRGQPRRKQRKGRRWFWLILLALLLGVLWSKAESIRDFLDIPEFEEKDVPSVTGLHPVVAAKQKELITTAARQGIRVVITDGFRSSEEQETLYQQGRNTSGKIVTYARGGQSYHNYGLAIDFALKTKAGKIIWDMDYDGNKNGKADWLEVVAIAKKLGFEWGGDWTDFPDYPHLQMDFGLSISQLKRGVRPPEDASP; translated from the coding sequence ATGGTCAAACCTAACCCAGCCTTGCGGAATATGCCTGCTCGTTCTGCCCCCAACCGAAGCGCTGATCGCCCAAGAACCTACCGGGGGCAGCCCCGCCGGAAGCAGAGAAAGGGCCGGAGATGGTTCTGGCTCATCCTCCTCGCGCTCCTGCTGGGCGTGCTGTGGAGCAAAGCGGAGAGCATCCGGGATTTCCTTGATATTCCCGAGTTTGAAGAGAAGGATGTTCCTTCGGTTACCGGGCTTCACCCGGTGGTTGCCGCCAAACAGAAGGAGCTGATCACTACGGCCGCGCGGCAGGGAATCCGTGTGGTCATCACCGACGGCTTCCGCAGCTCGGAGGAGCAGGAGACGTTATATCAGCAAGGACGCAACACTTCCGGCAAGATTGTCACCTACGCCCGCGGCGGGCAGTCTTATCATAATTATGGCCTTGCCATCGACTTTGCCCTGAAGACGAAGGCCGGCAAGATTATATGGGATATGGACTATGACGGGAATAAGAACGGCAAAGCGGACTGGCTCGAGGTCGTGGCGATCGCCAAGAAGCTGGGCTTTGAATGGGGAGGAGACTGGACCGACTTTCCGGACTATCCTCATCTTCAGATGGATTTCGGGCTGAGCATTTCCCAGCTGAAGCGGGGAGTGCGTCCACCTGAAGATGCCTCGCCGTAG